The following coding sequences are from one Motacilla alba alba isolate MOTALB_02 chromosome 4, Motacilla_alba_V1.0_pri, whole genome shotgun sequence window:
- the LOC119700732 gene encoding uncharacterized protein LOC119700732 isoform X2 — protein sequence MAERPIPGAEVRPSRKSSRIAAIKLKRARQSTRSGTRVAFGNGGGVAADPATTAWPPSTAQSCRPRTRAFLGERRLRDNSPVTAGTSQMARRPCFAPDTDRVPQMSEVLMHYILVRAPHPGLVGSPEQEVKPESSSQGQVGKAIDFAYVQPPPPASPCTGFPAHVGLVEVLQDSAMKPLNFLIHRPISADPATTASASEHGQSVRPEVLGILKNMQPDKIHGRASHPGSGGSPEQEVKPDISVQVEEGKLSSVQWNEAFVSAQVSLSGAALSLHFSFCPLGIPCNDSVASERSKSMWPEELGILWRTLSKRRRPSDSRNFPAREAAFLHTRHGSASPDVRDK from the exons ATGGCGGAGCGCCCCATTCCGGGTGCAGAGGTTCGGCCGAGCAG gaagtcaagCCGGATAGCAGCAATCAAGTTGaagagggcaag GCAGTCCACTCGGA gtgGCACCCGGGTAGCCTTTGGCAATGGCGGAGGAGTTGCA GCGGACCCTGCGACGACAGCGTGGCCTCCGAGCACGGCGCAATCGTGCCGCCCGAGGACCCGGGCATTCTTAGGAGAGCG GAGACTACGAGACAACagcccagtgacagcaggaacttcccagATGGCGAGGCGGCCTTGCTTTGCACCTGACACGGACCGGGTTCCCCAGATGTCAGAG gtgcTGATGCATTATATCCTTGTCAGAGCGCCCCATCCTGGGCTTGTGGGTTCccctgagcag gaagtcaagccagagagcagcagtcaaGGCCAAGTGGGCAAG gcAATTGACTTTGCATATGTCCAGCCACCGCCACCAGCCAGCCCATGCACCGGGTTTCCTGCACATGTGGGCCTTGTGGAAGTATTACAGGACTCTGCGATGAAGcctttaaattttctcattcaCCGTCCTATCTCG GCAGACCCTGCGACAACGGCGTCAGCCTCCGAGCACGGCCAAAGCGTGCGGCCCGAGGTCCTGGGCATTCTTAAGAAT atgcagCCGGATAAAATCCATGGCAGAGCATCCCATCCTGGATCAGGGGGCTCccctgagcag gaagtaaaGCCAGATATCAGCGTTCAGGTTGAAGAGGGCAAGTTGAGCAGTGTCCAGTGGAATGAAGCCTTTGTTAGTGCTCAAGTCTCACTTTCTGGTGCAGCTCTAAGCCTCCATTTTAGTTTCTGTCCTTTAG GCATACCCTGCAACGACAGTGTGGCCTCCGAGCGCAGCAAAAGCATGTGGCCCGAGGAGCTGGGCATTCTCTGGAGAACG CTGTCTAAGAGACGACggcccagtgacagcaggaatttcccagCCAGGGAGGCTGCCTTCCTTCACACCAGACATGGATCGGCATCCCCAGATGTCCGAGATAAGTAG